The DNA window ACTTTCACATCTTTTTGATAAGAGCCTGCTGAACCAACTCTGATTAAATTTTTAACTCCATAATCTTTCATAAGTTCTGTTATATATATAGATATTGAAGGAATTCCCATTCCTGTTCCTTGCACAGATACCTTTTTTCCTTTATATGTACCTGTAAAACCTAACATACCTCTAATATCTGTATAGCAAAAAAGATTTTCTAAGTAATTTTCTGCTATCCATTTTGCTCTTTTAGGGTCACCAGGTAATAACACAGTTTCTGCAATATCTCCTACTTTTGCTCCTATATGTATACTCATAACTTGAACTCCTTTCATCAGTTACTTTTTAAATATTTTTCTATTCCATTAACTAAACCATCTATAATCTTTTCTTGATATTTTTCATCTGAAAGTTTTTTATCTTCTTCTTCATTTGACATAAATCCTAATTCTATTAGAGTATTAGTTACTTCTGCCCAATTAGTACCTGTTAAATCATCTCTATATATTACACCTCTATTTTTAGTACCTGTTGACTTAACATATTCTTCTAATAATATTTTTGAAAATTTTTCACTTTCTTTTTGAGTTTTTTCTGTATATTTATTTTTAGGTGAAGAAGTAAGTACACTTGCACCATAAGTATTCTTATTTTCACTTCCATCTGCATGTAACCTTATATACAGTGTAGCTTTATTTTTATTGGCAAATAATGCTCTTTCTACATTACTGATATTAACATCATTTGTTGTTCTAGTCATTATAACTTTATATCCCTTTCTTTCTAAGTTGTCTTTTAATTTTAATCCAATTTCTAACATTAATTCAGATTCATATTTTTTTGTAAAAACTCCTCTAGTTCCTGTTGTAACTTTTGCTTTTTTCTTTGTACTATTGGGAGCTATTGCTTCAAGTTCATTATTTCCTTTTGTTTGATGTCCTGGATCTATACAAATTATATAATTTGAAGGATCAATAGTTTTTTCTTTTTCTTCTGATAACACTACTATTGATAACAATAAAAATAAAAACAATAAAATTTTTTTCATCTTAAATATTCTCCTTTTATTCTAATATTGAATATATTTTATCATATAAAATAAAAAAACACACTAATAAAGTGTGTTGATGTTAAAATGGCGCTTCCTAATGGACTCGAACCATTGACGCTGCGGTTAACAGCCGCATGCTCTACCGACTGAGCTAAGGAAGCAAATAGCTTGGCAAATCCATACTCTCCCAGGCCGCTTCCAGCCAAGTACCATCAGCGTATATGGGCTTAACTTCTAGGTTCGGAATGTAACTAGGTGTACCCCCATAGCTATACTCACCAAGCAGATATATTTTATCACATAAAGTTATTATGTGCAAGTCTGAACACTTGAAACTATATAGTAGAGTTTAGATTAAAACTTCGATAGTTAGTATTGGTCAGCTAAATGCATTGCTGTACTTACACCTCCAACCTATCAACCTCCTAGGCTCGAAGGTATCTTAAAGAATACTTATCTTGAAGTTAGTTTCCCGCTTAGATGCTTTCAGCGGTTATCTATTCCAAACGTGACTACCCAGCTGTGCCACTGGCGTGACAACTGGTACATCAGAGGTTTGTCCATCCCGGTCCTCTCGTACTAAGGACAGGTCTTCTCAATATTCTAACGCCTACAGTGGATAGGGACCGAACTGTCTCACGACGTTCTGAACCCAGCTCACGTACCGCTTTAATGGGCGAACAGCCCAACCCTTGGGACCTTCTCCAGCCCCAGGATGCGATGAGCCGACATCGAGGTGCCAAACCCTACCGTCGATATGGACTCTCGGGTAGGATCAGCCTGTTATCCCCAGGGTAGCTTTTATCCGTTGAGCGACGACCCTTCCATTCGGAATCGCCGGATCACTATGTCCTGCTTTCGCATCTGCTCGACCCGTCAGTCTTGCAGTCAAGCTCTCTTATGCCATTGCACTCTATGGTTGATTTCCATCCAACCTGAGAGAACCTTTGAACGCCTCCGTTACTCTTTCGGAGGCGACCGCCCCAGTCAAACTGCCCACCTAGCACTGTCTCTATGGCTACAAACCACAGATTAGAATTTCAGCATTGAATGGTTGGTATTCCACCGATGACTCCGATACAGCTAGCGCCATACCATCATAGTCTCCCAACTATCCTATACATGCAATGCCAAAACCCAATACCAAGCTACAGTAAAGCTCCATGGGGTCTTTCCGTCCTACTGTAGGTAACCGGTATCTTCACCGGTAATACAATTTCACCAGGCCTCCCGTCAAGACAGCGCTCAAATCATTACACCATTCGTGCAGGTCGGAACTTACCCGACAAGGAATTTCGCTACCTTAGGACCGTTATAGTTACGGCCGCCGTTCACTGGGGCTTCAATTCGGAGCTCTCACTCCTCCTCTTAACCTTCCAGCACTGGGCAGGTGTCAGCCCATATACATCGCCTTCCAGCTTAGCATAGACCTGTGTTTTTGTTAAACAGTTGCTTGAGCCTCTTCACTGCGACCCTCGAGCGCTTTGTATCGCATGGATACTAACACTCAAGGGCTCCTCTTCTCCCGAAGTTACGAGGTTATTTTGCAGAGTTCCTTAACGAGAGTTAGCCTGTCCGCCTTAGATTTCTCATCCTGACCACCTGTGTCGGTTTACAGTACGGGCAGTCATATATTAACGTTAGAAGCTTTTCTTGGCAGCGTGGGATTTGTGCATTCATCTTATGACTGTATATCATACCTCAGATATAACTTAATGGATTTTCCTACTAAGTCATCCTACATACTTCTACGGACACAACCGATCGTCCGCGCACATACCCTTTTGCGTCCCTCCATCACAATAAATGACTGGCACAGAAATATTAATCTGTTTTCCATTCGCCTACGCATTATAGCCTGGGCTTAGGTCCCGGCTTACTCAGGGAAGACAAGCTTTACCCTGAAAACCTTGGTCTTCCGGCGAGGGGGATTCTCGCCCCCTTTCTCGCTACTTATTCCTGCATTCTCACTTCTGATACCTCCAAAGTCGGTTACCCTTCTTCTTC is part of the Fusobacterium nucleatum genome and encodes:
- a CDS encoding N-acetylmuramoyl-L-alanine amidase, which codes for MKKILLFLFLLLSIVVLSEEKEKTIDPSNYIICIDPGHQTKGNNELEAIAPNSTKKKAKVTTGTRGVFTKKYESELMLEIGLKLKDNLERKGYKVIMTRTTNDVNISNVERALFANKNKATLYIRLHADGSENKNTYGASVLTSSPKNKYTEKTQKESEKFSKILLEEYVKSTGTKNRGVIYRDDLTGTNWAEVTNTLIELGFMSNEEEDKKLSDEKYQEKIIDGLVNGIEKYLKSN